In Vibrio crassostreae, one DNA window encodes the following:
- a CDS encoding lipopolysaccharide biosynthesis protein, giving the protein MHSQSVTKVKKAFLSGIWATLISIAIGFTFKIWLAGWVAKADLALFHTVVDIISLSMILMTGFRSSMVVTYSQTKNDIDIINIFRFTLIFVVLMTWGGVIPYIKHSLDIGVEYLQLVGIIFGLGLKLYFTNLVAMYRLYDITNRTTWLDPALNVALFLFAYYIAGFSTLTALFYGLTISSLITALYMYISRRKEISTLPIKPVLLNSDMYGYVKNSFTATLEAGASILMIYIAVLLTIRYFSVDELGDFQVVVRPVFTYMTMLFVFPIYRFVLPELSVKVRNGEFSEIQLIRRWVFKLSFIVSGAFFLTMLLFGSNLVEALFPAEYIGAVPVLFHFSMFFIFMMLNAYQLAYIKANGHFKTSLFIRLAGIAMLVIMFYVISAFTDNVVAIITALCSGYMMMFILSSFKEKQIRESHWC; this is encoded by the coding sequence ATGCATTCACAATCAGTCACCAAGGTAAAGAAGGCGTTTCTTTCCGGTATATGGGCAACATTAATCAGCATTGCGATAGGTTTTACCTTCAAGATCTGGCTTGCGGGGTGGGTAGCAAAAGCCGATTTGGCGCTCTTTCATACTGTCGTTGATATCATTTCTCTGTCCATGATTCTGATGACGGGCTTCCGCTCATCCATGGTCGTGACGTATTCTCAAACCAAGAATGATATCGATATTATCAATATCTTCCGCTTTACCCTTATTTTCGTCGTTCTAATGACGTGGGGTGGGGTGATTCCTTACATCAAGCACAGCTTAGATATTGGTGTCGAATACTTACAGTTGGTGGGCATCATTTTTGGTTTGGGGCTTAAGCTCTACTTTACCAATTTAGTTGCCATGTATCGTTTGTACGATATCACTAACCGTACCACTTGGCTTGATCCTGCGTTGAACGTGGCTCTGTTTCTATTCGCTTACTATATTGCTGGATTCAGTACGTTAACGGCGTTGTTCTATGGTTTGACCATATCTTCGTTAATAACGGCACTCTATATGTATATCAGCCGAAGAAAAGAGATATCGACCCTGCCAATTAAGCCTGTGCTGCTTAATTCAGACATGTACGGTTATGTGAAAAACAGCTTTACTGCGACACTCGAAGCAGGAGCAAGCATTCTTATGATTTACATTGCTGTGTTGTTGACTATACGCTACTTCAGCGTCGATGAACTGGGTGATTTTCAGGTTGTAGTGCGTCCGGTCTTCACATACATGACGATGTTATTCGTATTCCCAATTTACCGCTTTGTTCTGCCTGAACTGTCTGTGAAGGTACGAAATGGTGAATTCTCTGAGATTCAGCTTATCCGTCGATGGGTGTTTAAGTTGTCATTTATTGTCAGCGGTGCGTTTTTCTTGACGATGCTGCTGTTTGGTTCGAACCTTGTAGAAGCGCTTTTCCCTGCTGAATATATCGGAGCGGTACCAGTACTGTTCCACTTCTCGATGTTCTTCATTTTTATGATGCTGAACGCCTACCAATTGGCCTACATTAAAGCAAACGGGCACTTTAAAACGAGTCTATTTATACGCCTCGCGGGTATCGCAATGCTCGTCATTATGTTCTATGTAATATCGGCGTTTACTGACAATGTCGTGGCAATCATTACCGCATTGTGCTCTGGATACATGATGATGTTTATATTATCGAGTTTCAAAGAGAAGCAGATTCGTGAGTCTCATTGGTGCTGA